From a single Mesotoga sp. Brook.08.105.5.1 genomic region:
- the pyk gene encoding pyruvate kinase translates to MRKTKIVCTIGPVTETPEMLRALIQRGMDVARLNTTHGNITEHKDRIRKLKEIRQSMRSPLTILLDLSGPKIRTGVFRSPYVELPKGGEFVLTTEDIEGDDTIVSVNYNKLPEEVKAGNLIMMDDGKIKLKVLSVTKSEVRTRILSGGVVTHRRGINLPGIDISIPAITEKDRRFIELGIEEQVDYFALSFVRRPEDVLHAKKVVEEFGGSIPIVSKIETEQALKNIEKIAEVSDGMMVARGDLGVEIPVEEVPVAQKKIIRVGNQKRIPVITATQMLESMIENPAPTRAEATDITNAIIDGTDAIMLSGETSIGKYPLEAVTVMDLTARSAERYLKQDPGLLRWTREKVSTDDHTDAICRAAWDISEALKVKVIVSSTFSGHTARNVSGFRPRAHILAVTPNEATYYRLNLVWGAHPVLMGLGNSTDDLVEVAGPLARQLKLVKSGDTIILTAGIPFGTSNSTNILKLEIA, encoded by the coding sequence TTGAGAAAGACGAAGATTGTCTGCACTATCGGACCTGTTACTGAGACTCCGGAAATGCTGAGGGCTCTCATACAGAGAGGGATGGATGTTGCCAGGCTGAATACAACTCATGGCAATATTACTGAACACAAGGATAGAATCAGGAAATTGAAAGAGATTCGCCAATCAATGAGATCTCCGCTCACGATCTTGCTGGACCTTTCAGGTCCAAAGATCAGAACAGGTGTCTTCAGAAGTCCTTATGTGGAGCTCCCGAAGGGAGGCGAGTTTGTTCTTACAACTGAAGACATTGAAGGAGACGATACGATTGTAAGTGTTAACTACAATAAGCTCCCAGAGGAAGTGAAGGCCGGGAATCTTATTATGATGGATGATGGAAAGATCAAGCTTAAGGTTTTATCCGTCACAAAGTCCGAAGTTAGAACAAGAATCTTGAGTGGGGGAGTTGTAACTCACAGAAGAGGAATCAACCTTCCGGGAATAGACATAAGCATACCGGCAATTACAGAAAAAGACAGGCGGTTCATTGAACTGGGAATCGAGGAACAAGTTGACTACTTTGCGCTATCCTTTGTCAGGAGACCAGAAGACGTTCTTCACGCAAAGAAGGTAGTTGAGGAGTTTGGAGGATCTATTCCTATAGTCTCCAAGATAGAGACGGAACAGGCGCTGAAAAACATTGAGAAGATAGCAGAAGTTTCCGATGGTATGATGGTTGCAAGAGGCGATCTGGGTGTTGAGATACCCGTTGAGGAGGTGCCGGTCGCTCAGAAGAAGATCATTAGGGTCGGCAATCAGAAGCGGATTCCCGTGATAACGGCAACCCAGATGCTTGAATCTATGATAGAGAATCCAGCGCCAACGAGGGCCGAGGCAACGGATATTACCAATGCGATCATTGACGGTACTGATGCCATAATGCTTTCCGGTGAGACTTCGATTGGCAAATATCCTCTGGAAGCTGTGACAGTTATGGATCTAACGGCAAGATCAGCGGAAAGGTATCTTAAGCAGGATCCCGGTTTGCTGAGGTGGACAAGAGAAAAGGTTTCAACAGACGATCACACAGATGCTATCTGCAGAGCAGCGTGGGATATTAGCGAAGCGCTGAAGGTGAAGGTCATCGTAAGCTCCACTTTCTCTGGACACACTGCAAGAAATGTCTCGGGGTTCAGGCCAAGGGCTCATATACTTGCGGTTACTCCCAATGAAGCAACGTATTATAGGCTAAACCTCGTTTGGGGAGCTCATCCAGTATTAATGGGTCTTGGCAATTCTACAGACGATCTTGTTGAAGTTGCCGGGCCTCTTGCAAGACAGCTTAAGCTTGTGAAAAGCGGGGATACGATAATTCTTACCGCTGGCATTCCCTTTGGAACTAGTAACTCTACCAATATATTGAAACTGGAGATTGCGTAG
- the groES gene encoding co-chaperone GroES, whose amino-acid sequence MKVVPLGTRLLIKPYEEEKKTSGGIVLPDAAKEKQMTAKVIAVGEKVEDIDLKENDKVLYSKYSGTEIKIDEEDYIIIDQDDILAKIED is encoded by the coding sequence ATGAAGGTAGTTCCCCTTGGTACAAGATTACTGATTAAGCCTTATGAGGAAGAGAAGAAGACATCAGGTGGTATCGTTCTTCCAGACGCTGCGAAGGAAAAGCAGATGACTGCGAAGGTAATTGCAGTTGGTGAGAAAGTCGAGGATATTGACCTTAAGGAAAACGACAAGGTCCTCTATTCCAAGTATTCCGGTACGGAGATCAAGATCGATGAAGAAGACTACATAATCATCGATCAGGATGATATCCTGGCAAAGATCGAAGATTGA
- the groL gene encoding chaperonin GroEL (60 kDa chaperone family; promotes refolding of misfolded polypeptides especially under stressful conditions; forms two stacked rings of heptamers to form a barrel-shaped 14mer; ends can be capped by GroES; misfolded proteins enter the barrel where they are refolded when GroES binds) produces MAKILKYSEEARRSLEKGVDAIADAVRITLGPKGRNVVLEKSWGSPTITNDGVSIAKEIELEDKFENLGAQLVKEVASKTNDIAGDGTTTATVLAHAMIKEGLKNVTAGANPILMKKGIQKATETAVSHIRSLSKKISSREDIASVAAISANDTEIGELIAEAMDKVGQDGVITVEDSKTLETYVEFVEGMQFDRGYISPYFVSDPEKMEAIIKEPLILITDKKVSAVKPLVPILEKVAQAGKPLVIIAEDIEGEALSTLVLNKLRGTLDSVAVKAPGFGDRRKAMLQDIAILTGGTVISEEVGLTLENATINDLGSAGVVKVKKDDTIIVDGKGDPEKIKQRIGQIKVQIDQTTSEYEKETLQERLAKLSGGVAVIKVGAATETELKEKKHRIEDALSATRAAVEEGIVAGGGVVLARAKKSVQELFDSTENPDIKIGVKVVLKALDTPIRQIVENAGLDGAVVVDKILHNDDNAFGYDALNDTYTDMFKVGIIDPAKVTRSALQNAASIAAILLTTEAALTEKPEEKPQAPMPQMPEY; encoded by the coding sequence ATGGCTAAGATTCTGAAATACAGCGAAGAAGCACGAAGATCACTTGAAAAAGGCGTAGATGCTATAGCAGATGCAGTTAGGATAACGCTTGGTCCGAAAGGTAGAAACGTAGTTCTCGAGAAGAGCTGGGGTTCTCCAACGATAACCAATGATGGTGTATCGATTGCAAAGGAAATCGAACTGGAAGATAAATTCGAAAACCTTGGGGCGCAGCTCGTAAAAGAAGTAGCCTCCAAGACAAATGATATTGCCGGTGACGGAACCACAACAGCCACAGTTCTTGCTCATGCAATGATCAAGGAAGGTTTGAAGAACGTTACAGCCGGAGCCAACCCTATTCTCATGAAGAAGGGAATCCAGAAAGCAACCGAGACTGCCGTTTCTCACATAAGATCTCTCTCCAAGAAGATTTCTTCAAGAGAAGATATCGCTTCCGTTGCGGCTATCTCGGCCAATGACACTGAAATTGGCGAACTTATAGCCGAAGCAATGGACAAGGTTGGTCAGGATGGAGTAATAACGGTAGAAGATTCAAAGACTCTGGAAACATACGTTGAATTCGTCGAGGGTATGCAGTTTGACAGAGGCTACATCTCCCCGTACTTTGTTTCCGATCCTGAGAAGATGGAAGCAATCATCAAAGAGCCTCTGATTCTTATCACAGACAAGAAAGTATCGGCAGTGAAACCGCTTGTTCCGATCCTGGAAAAGGTCGCGCAGGCAGGAAAGCCGCTTGTCATAATTGCCGAGGATATTGAAGGCGAAGCCCTTTCCACTCTAGTTCTGAACAAACTGAGAGGAACACTGGATTCAGTAGCCGTTAAGGCCCCTGGATTCGGGGATAGAAGAAAGGCAATGCTCCAGGACATCGCCATTCTCACTGGAGGCACTGTAATAAGTGAAGAAGTTGGGCTTACTCTGGAAAACGCAACGATAAACGATCTCGGTAGCGCGGGTGTTGTGAAGGTTAAGAAGGACGATACCATAATCGTTGACGGAAAGGGAGATCCTGAAAAGATCAAGCAGAGAATCGGTCAGATCAAAGTTCAGATCGATCAGACAACTTCCGAATACGAAAAAGAAACTCTACAGGAAAGGCTTGCAAAGCTTTCCGGCGGCGTGGCAGTGATCAAGGTCGGCGCTGCAACCGAAACAGAACTCAAGGAGAAGAAGCACAGAATCGAGGACGCCCTTTCCGCTACTAGAGCAGCTGTGGAGGAAGGAATCGTAGCCGGAGGCGGAGTTGTTCTTGCAAGAGCCAAGAAATCCGTTCAAGAGCTTTTCGATAGCACAGAGAATCCTGATATCAAGATCGGTGTTAAGGTAGTTCTTAAGGCTCTCGACACTCCGATCAGGCAGATTGTAGAGAACGCCGGTTTAGACGGAGCAGTAGTTGTCGACAAGATACTCCATAACGATGATAACGCGTTTGGATACGATGCTCTTAATGATACTTACACAGACATGTTCAAGGTCGGTATCATTGATCCCGCAAAGGTTACAAGAAGTGCTCTTCAGAACGCAGCTTCTATTGCCGCAATCCTTCTAACGACCGAAGCGGCTCTGACCGAGAAGCCCGAAGAAAAGCCTCAGGCTCCGATGCCACAGATGCCCGAGTACTGA
- a CDS encoding MoxR family ATPase, with protein sequence MKVQDVKHLSRKIMESGEIPLLWGHFGVGKTDLAREIAAETGRELIILVISQMEPGDLIGMPSRDGERTLFLRPDWWPTEGNVILMIDEINRAHRSIRNAIMQLLIDRRIHNHFLPEGCWIMAAANPPDEEYDQVELITDPAFMSRFFHIELTPDPEEWLKWAELQKMPETVTNFIGEYPEFLSRDTVVSMRLELRPSPRSWYKLGRVYAGLSSMEIEKFGYVIAAGIVGPEAARTFMSKIQGSELLPSPRTLLLELDENILSRLSKGDISGTSASILRITKHLSELDDLQVQEYFQNVPVISENLLRIGRVIPKDSFFSVIRHIVHQVEGEKGLKRAFYENLLEELAMDHDVLKFLQRSEKDEK encoded by the coding sequence TTGAAGGTTCAGGACGTAAAACACTTGAGCAGGAAGATCATGGAATCCGGGGAGATCCCGCTTCTTTGGGGTCACTTTGGGGTAGGAAAGACCGATCTTGCTAGGGAGATTGCAGCTGAGACGGGCAGAGAGTTGATAATCCTAGTCATATCACAGATGGAGCCAGGTGACCTTATCGGGATGCCGTCGAGAGACGGCGAACGAACCTTGTTTTTGAGGCCCGATTGGTGGCCGACTGAAGGCAATGTGATACTCATGATAGATGAGATAAATAGGGCTCATAGATCAATCAGGAATGCAATTATGCAACTTCTAATAGATAGAAGAATACACAACCATTTTCTACCCGAAGGTTGTTGGATAATGGCCGCGGCAAATCCGCCGGATGAGGAATATGATCAGGTTGAACTTATTACGGATCCTGCCTTTATGTCGCGATTCTTCCACATAGAACTGACTCCCGATCCAGAAGAATGGCTTAAGTGGGCAGAACTCCAGAAGATGCCGGAGACTGTTACCAACTTCATAGGTGAGTATCCAGAGTTTCTTTCAAGAGACACGGTTGTCTCGATGCGGCTGGAATTGAGACCGAGCCCCCGTAGCTGGTACAAATTGGGCAGAGTATACGCAGGTCTTTCAAGCATGGAGATCGAAAAGTTCGGCTATGTAATCGCCGCTGGCATAGTAGGACCGGAAGCGGCCAGAACTTTCATGAGTAAGATTCAGGGCAGCGAGCTCCTTCCTTCTCCCCGAACTCTGCTTCTCGAACTGGATGAGAATATCCTTTCGAGACTCTCTAAAGGTGATATCTCGGGGACTAGCGCCTCGATTCTCCGTATCACAAAGCATCTTTCTGAGCTAGATGATTTACAGGTTCAGGAATACTTTCAGAATGTACCTGTAATCTCGGAAAACCTTCTAAGGATAGGCAGAGTTATCCCGAAAGACTCGTTCTTTTCGGTAATAAGACATATTGTTCACCAGGTCGAGGGGGAAAAGGGATTAAAACGGGCCTTCTACGAGAATCTTCTCGAAGAACTTGCCATGGACCATGATGTTCTGAAATTCCTTCAGAGGAGCGAAAAGGATGAGAAATGA
- a CDS encoding VWA-like domain-containing protein yields MRNEELMERAVFELGKDSPFYNFLLLFIDRIPSPSVRTMKLRVSSRGRFQLLYNPDTLRNKPLTFSKALLKHECLHIVNGHILIPVNKSREKMLWDLSMDAAVNQFIRELDAFSLPMDSLLQEGCGTDNERFFVGPPMQHPGMTAEFYHDWGLDFMKKNKTIDLELLDSNISRPDSHEDFGRFELPKEFVEDLLKQVISETMEKAKDGMPEGLEAVMKLVLDNPILDWRNMIRRFFGSSMQVGRYRTPMRPNRRYDDQPGWRNDYAAKLVVVVDTSGSIIEEEFNAFFSEIDEVTRVTDSRVWLVQVDETVQSVMKYGKGMWRDLKLMGRGETDLQPAVDYAQEKLRPEGLLLFTDGFTDLPTISRRALFVLPKSHNPEFAQEAKSIYGRSSVVFLK; encoded by the coding sequence ATGAGAAATGAGGAGTTGATGGAAAGGGCTGTTTTCGAATTAGGCAAGGACAGCCCCTTCTACAATTTCCTGCTTCTCTTCATCGACAGAATTCCCTCTCCTTCGGTCAGGACGATGAAATTGAGGGTGAGCTCCAGGGGGAGATTTCAACTTCTATACAATCCGGATACACTTCGAAACAAACCACTTACATTTTCGAAGGCGCTTTTGAAGCACGAGTGTCTTCACATAGTGAATGGACACATTCTGATACCCGTCAACAAATCCAGAGAGAAGATGCTCTGGGATCTATCCATGGATGCCGCCGTAAATCAGTTCATACGCGAGCTTGACGCTTTCAGTCTTCCTATGGATTCTCTTCTTCAGGAGGGCTGTGGAACCGATAATGAGAGATTCTTCGTTGGGCCTCCGATGCAGCATCCAGGAATGACGGCAGAGTTCTACCACGACTGGGGCCTTGACTTCATGAAGAAAAACAAGACCATTGATCTTGAGCTTCTGGACTCAAACATATCCAGGCCCGATTCACATGAGGATTTTGGAAGGTTTGAACTCCCGAAAGAGTTCGTTGAGGATCTTCTTAAACAGGTGATCTCAGAGACTATGGAAAAGGCTAAGGACGGGATGCCGGAGGGTCTTGAGGCGGTAATGAAACTGGTTCTTGACAACCCGATCCTTGACTGGAGAAACATGATTAGGCGGTTCTTCGGTTCATCGATGCAGGTTGGCAGATACCGAACTCCTATGAGACCTAACAGAAGATATGATGATCAGCCCGGCTGGAGAAACGATTACGCAGCGAAACTCGTTGTCGTAGTCGATACTAGCGGGAGCATAATAGAAGAGGAGTTCAACGCCTTCTTCAGTGAGATAGATGAGGTTACTAGAGTCACAGACTCACGGGTCTGGCTGGTGCAGGTGGACGAGACTGTGCAGAGTGTCATGAAGTATGGAAAAGGTATGTGGAGAGATCTTAAGTTAATGGGTAGAGGGGAGACCGATCTTCAGCCTGCCGTTGACTACGCTCAGGAAAAACTCAGACCGGAAGGACTACTGCTTTTCACGGATGGATTTACCGATCTTCCTACAATTTCGAGAAGGGCGTTGTTTGTTCTTCCAAAGAGCCACAATCCAGAGTTCGCCCAGGAGGCAAAATCTATCTATGGACGATCATCGGTGGTGTTCCTTAAGTGA